A genomic window from Silene latifolia isolate original U9 population chromosome 11, ASM4854445v1, whole genome shotgun sequence includes:
- the LOC141612313 gene encoding transcription factor BHLH3-like, whose amino-acid sequence MVSREHIRAAALHEKLQLLRSITNSHADNDASIIVDASKYIEELKEKVERLNQDIVDGTQSSNNQETIPSVTVETLEKGFLINVYSGKSCPGLLVSILEAFEELNLNVVEASASCADKFQLEAISVEGDDGGGEIVDAQVVRQAVLQAIGNRHPTSEQD is encoded by the exons ATGGTTTCCAGGGAGCACATTAGAGCAGCAGCACTGCATGAGAAACTGCAGCTACTTCGTTCCATCACTAACTCTCATGCA GATAATGACGCTTCCATCATCGTCGATGCATCAAAATACATAGAAGAGCTTAAGGAGAAGGTTGAACGTCTGAATCAAGATATTGTGGATGGTACACAAAGTTCAAACAATCAAGAAACAATACCCTCg GTTACAGTGGAAACCCTAGAGAAAGGATTCCTTATAAATGTATATTCAGGGAAAAGTTGTCCAGGTCTACTGGTTTCTATTCTTGAAGCTTTTGAAGAACTTAATCTTAATGTAGTTGAAGCTAGTGCATCCTGTGCCGATAAATTCCAATTGGAAGCGATCAGCGTTGAA GGTGATGATGGAGGCGGAGAAATCGTCGATGCACAAGTAGTAAGGCAAGCTGTACTACAGGCCATCGGAAATCGGCATCCAACGTCCGAACAAGACTAG